From Synechococcus sp. MW101C3, a single genomic window includes:
- a CDS encoding DUF2854 domain-containing protein yields the protein MQALTSPGSLLTILGAVLTVIGSIAYVTDSPNISLAGVFYGIPVLLGGLALKSSELPPAERLTPPATYQRLREETASEPLRKVLKDVTRWRYGQKAHLESSLEALKLWDEDSPPELVSVAELEQGGAYCLILRFRLNGVSLERWQARQERLGRFFGPGLTAELRPLDASLLELALLPTAAVSPEPVP from the coding sequence ATGCAAGCCCTCACCTCCCCCGGCAGCCTGCTCACGATTCTCGGAGCGGTGCTCACCGTGATCGGTTCGATCGCGTACGTCACCGATAGCCCGAACATCAGCCTGGCCGGTGTCTTCTATGGCATCCCTGTGTTGTTGGGTGGCCTGGCGCTGAAATCCTCGGAGTTGCCGCCTGCCGAACGGCTCACCCCCCCGGCCACCTATCAACGTCTGCGGGAGGAGACGGCCAGCGAGCCGCTGCGAAAAGTGCTCAAGGACGTGACCCGTTGGCGCTACGGCCAGAAGGCCCACCTGGAATCCTCCCTCGAAGCCCTCAAACTCTGGGACGAGGACAGCCCGCCCGAGCTGGTGAGCGTGGCTGAGCTGGAGCAGGGCGGTGCTTATTGCCTGATCCTGCGCTTCCGTCTCAATGGCGTGAGCCTGGAGCGTTGGCAGGCACGCCAGGAGCGCCTTGGTCGTTTCTTCGGCCCGGGCCTCACGGCCGAGTTGCGGCCGCTCGATGCCTCGCTCCTGGAGCTGGCGCTGCTCCCCACGGCGGCTGTCAGCCCCGAGCCTGTGCCCTGA
- a CDS encoding single-stranded DNA-binding protein, with protein MNHCLLEGVVLEAPQVRYTQDNQTPVAEMAVQIDGLRPDDPPGQVKVVGFGNLAQDLQNRVQVGQRLVLEGRLRMNTVNRPDGTKEKRAEFTLSRLHPLGGAVVGAGGSADPSRAPAPAPAPMGASRAAAPVRQPVRQNPPPAAPAPATPTWNSAPLVPDTQEEDEIPF; from the coding sequence ATGAATCACTGCTTGCTGGAGGGGGTGGTGCTGGAGGCGCCCCAGGTGCGCTACACCCAGGACAACCAGACGCCGGTGGCGGAGATGGCCGTGCAGATCGACGGGCTGCGCCCGGATGACCCGCCCGGCCAGGTGAAGGTGGTGGGCTTCGGCAATCTGGCGCAGGACCTGCAGAACCGCGTTCAGGTGGGCCAGCGCTTGGTGCTGGAAGGGCGCCTGCGCATGAACACTGTGAACCGCCCGGATGGCACCAAGGAGAAGCGGGCCGAGTTCACCCTCTCCCGGCTCCATCCCCTCGGCGGAGCTGTGGTCGGTGCTGGCGGAAGCGCCGACCCATCCAGGGCGCCGGCGCCAGCTCCTGCGCCGATGGGGGCCTCACGGGCCGCCGCTCCTGTGCGCCAGCCGGTGCGGCAGAACCCGCCACCTGCCGCTCCCGCCCCGGCCACACCCACCTGGAATTCCGCTCCTCTCGTGCCTGACACCCAGGAGGAAGACGAAATCCCGTTCTGA
- a CDS encoding precorrin-6A/cobalt-precorrin-6A reductase — protein MKCTSGRLWLISGTGEGPWLAGALLANGWELTVSVVSQTAGRAYSPHPRLLLEVGAMQGSAGIQRHLEAARLQRRPYQWVIDASHPFAVQISAQLATTCQPLGQPLLRLLRPLEPHLAPRQTLLSDLQALGKEDLRGQRLLLAIGARHLATAAAHASGVELFARVLPTPASLQQARAAGLPDAHLACLRPAGGPLGGAALGIEQALLRQWQISAVLCRQSGGHTERGWQQLCAARNLQLLLLARPAEPPGVEGLPLTELLEKLGQPARWL, from the coding sequence GTGAAATGCACCAGCGGGCGCCTGTGGCTGATCAGCGGCACCGGTGAAGGTCCCTGGCTCGCGGGGGCGCTGCTGGCGAACGGCTGGGAGCTGACCGTCTCCGTGGTGAGCCAAACGGCGGGGCGCGCTTACTCCCCGCACCCCCGGCTGCTGCTGGAGGTGGGCGCGATGCAGGGCAGCGCCGGCATCCAGCGGCACCTGGAGGCGGCGCGCCTCCAGCGGCGCCCCTACCAATGGGTGATCGACGCCAGCCATCCCTTTGCGGTGCAGATCAGCGCTCAGCTGGCGACGACCTGCCAGCCGCTGGGGCAACCGCTGCTGCGGCTGCTGCGGCCGCTGGAGCCGCACCTCGCCCCGCGGCAGACCCTGTTGAGCGATCTGCAGGCCCTGGGGAAGGAAGATCTGCGCGGTCAACGGCTGCTGCTGGCGATCGGTGCTCGCCATCTGGCCACCGCCGCTGCCCATGCCAGCGGGGTGGAGCTCTTCGCACGGGTGCTGCCCACACCCGCGAGCCTGCAGCAGGCGCGGGCAGCGGGGCTGCCGGATGCCCACCTGGCCTGCCTGCGGCCGGCGGGCGGCCCACTGGGGGGGGCGGCCCTCGGCATCGAGCAGGCGCTGCTGCGGCAGTGGCAGATCAGCGCGGTGCTCTGCCGGCAGTCGGGTGGGCACACAGAGCGCGGCTGGCAACAGCTCTGTGCCGCCAGAAATCTGCAGCTGCTGTTGCTGGCGCGCCCCGCCGAACCCCCAGGGGTGGAAGGCTTGCCGCTGACAGAGCTGCTGGAGAAGCTGGGCCAGCCCGCCCGCTGGCTCTAG
- the cutA gene encoding divalent-cation tolerance protein CutA yields MPPPSNDPATALTLVLTTEADAAHAERLAQALLEERLAVCVSLLPITSLYHWQERMERSTEVQLLIKTSATQLEALRRRLHALHSYDTPEWIHWPAQTEGAYGLWLQDELAGSAQMQPHQILQGGLGSGSQLGDHQAGAE; encoded by the coding sequence ATGCCACCGCCTTCCAACGACCCTGCCACGGCGCTCACACTGGTGCTCACCACCGAGGCGGACGCCGCCCATGCTGAGCGGCTGGCGCAGGCCCTGCTGGAGGAGCGGCTGGCGGTCTGCGTCAGCCTGCTGCCGATCACCTCGCTCTATCACTGGCAAGAAAGGATGGAGCGCAGCACGGAAGTGCAGCTGCTGATCAAAACCAGCGCCACCCAGCTGGAGGCGTTGAGGCGGCGCCTGCACGCATTGCACAGCTACGACACGCCGGAGTGGATCCACTGGCCGGCCCAGACTGAAGGCGCCTATGGCCTGTGGCTGCAGGATGAGCTGGCCGGCTCAGCCCAGATGCAGCCGCACCAGATCCTGCAGGGAGGCCTGGGGTCGGGGTCCCAGCTGGGTGACCACCAGGCCGGCGCAGAGTGA
- a CDS encoding adenosine kinase, whose product MPRQFDVVGIGNAIVDVLVQADDAFIAAHGLTKGTMALVDEAQADRLYAASGPGLETSGGSAANTLAGIAQLGGRAGFIGRVRNDQLGGIFAHDIRSVGAHFQTPPTTSGPSTARCLILVTPDAQRTMCTYLGASVTLDPADLDLELVGQAKVLYLEGYLWDSEPAKRAFIAAAEVVRAHGGEVALSLSDGFCVERHRASFLELVDGHVDLLFANELEICSLYATDSFEEAVDRVRGCCKVAALTRSEKGSLVLAGGTSHTIAAYQLGPLVDTTGAGDLYAAGFLHGYTQGQSLEDCGRLGSLCAGLVVTQLGPRPQASLQDLVRLHLG is encoded by the coding sequence ATGCCCAGACAATTTGATGTCGTCGGCATCGGCAACGCCATCGTGGATGTGCTGGTGCAGGCGGATGATGCCTTCATTGCTGCCCATGGCCTCACCAAAGGCACCATGGCGCTGGTGGATGAAGCCCAGGCCGATCGCCTCTACGCCGCCTCTGGCCCTGGCCTTGAAACCTCAGGCGGATCCGCAGCCAACACCTTGGCGGGCATCGCCCAGCTGGGCGGCCGCGCCGGTTTCATCGGTCGTGTCCGCAACGATCAGCTGGGCGGGATCTTCGCCCACGACATTCGTTCTGTGGGAGCTCACTTCCAGACGCCCCCCACCACGTCCGGTCCCTCCACGGCCCGCTGTCTGATCCTGGTTACCCCCGACGCCCAGCGCACGATGTGCACCTATCTGGGGGCCTCGGTGACGCTCGATCCCGCCGACCTCGACCTGGAGCTGGTGGGGCAGGCGAAGGTGCTCTACCTGGAGGGCTATCTCTGGGATTCCGAGCCGGCCAAGCGGGCTTTCATCGCCGCTGCCGAGGTGGTGCGCGCCCATGGTGGTGAGGTGGCCCTCAGCCTCTCCGACGGTTTCTGTGTGGAGCGCCACCGCGCCAGCTTCCTCGAACTGGTGGATGGCCACGTGGATCTGCTCTTCGCCAACGAGCTGGAGATCTGCTCCCTCTATGCCACCGACAGCTTTGAGGAGGCGGTGGACCGGGTGCGTGGTTGCTGCAAGGTGGCCGCGCTCACCCGCAGCGAAAAGGGATCGCTGGTGCTGGCCGGAGGGACCAGTCACACGATTGCGGCATATCAGCTGGGCCCCCTGGTGGACACCACCGGCGCCGGCGACCTCTACGCGGCCGGCTTCCTGCACGGCTACACCCAGGGCCAGAGCCTTGAGGACTGCGGTCGACTGGGCTCACTCTGCGCCGGCCTGGTGGTCACCCAGCTGGGACCCCGACCCCAGGCCTCCCTGCAGGATCTGGTGCGGCTGCATCTGGGCTGA
- a CDS encoding adenylosuccinate synthase yields the protein MANVVVIGAQWGDEGKGKITDLLSRSADVVVRYQGGVNAGHTIVVDDKVLKLHLIPSGILYPDTTCLIGSGTVVDPKVMLGELDMLATFGIDISGLKLASTAHVTMPYHRLLDQAMEQRRGDRRIGTTGRGIGPTYADKSERNGIRVLDLLDVDRLRDRLLAPLAEKNLILERIYDLPPLDPEEVILEYAAYGQRLAPHVVDCTRTIHEAARARKNILFEGAQGTLLDLDHGTYPYVTSSNPVSGGACIGAGVGPTLIDRVIGVAKAYTTRVGEGPFPTELEGSLNDHLCDRGHEFGTTTGRRRRCGWFDGVIGRYAVQVNGLDCLAITKLDVLDELDEIQVCVAYELNGERIDHFPSSAEDFARCQPIFETLPGWQSSTADCRQLEELPDTAMAYLRFLAELMEVPIAIVSLGAQRDQTIVVEDPIHGPKRALLSA from the coding sequence TTGGCCAATGTCGTCGTCATCGGTGCTCAATGGGGTGACGAAGGCAAGGGAAAGATCACCGATCTGCTCAGCCGCTCCGCCGATGTGGTGGTGCGGTATCAGGGGGGTGTGAACGCCGGTCACACGATCGTCGTCGACGACAAGGTGCTCAAACTGCACCTCATTCCTTCCGGCATTCTTTATCCCGACACCACGTGCCTGATCGGCTCCGGCACGGTGGTCGACCCGAAGGTCATGCTCGGTGAGCTCGACATGCTCGCCACGTTCGGCATCGACATCTCCGGCCTGAAGCTCGCCTCCACGGCCCACGTGACCATGCCTTACCACCGCCTGCTGGATCAGGCGATGGAGCAGCGCCGCGGCGATCGCCGCATCGGCACCACCGGTCGGGGCATCGGCCCCACCTATGCCGACAAATCGGAGCGCAACGGCATCCGGGTGCTCGACCTGCTCGATGTGGACCGGTTGCGGGATCGCCTGTTGGCTCCCCTGGCCGAAAAGAACCTGATCCTGGAGCGCATCTACGACCTGCCGCCGCTCGATCCCGAGGAGGTGATCCTTGAGTACGCCGCCTATGGCCAGCGGCTGGCGCCCCACGTTGTCGACTGCACCCGCACGATCCACGAGGCCGCCCGTGCCCGCAAGAACATCCTGTTCGAAGGGGCCCAAGGCACCCTGCTCGACCTTGATCACGGCACCTACCCCTACGTCACCTCGTCCAATCCGGTGTCCGGTGGCGCCTGCATCGGCGCAGGGGTGGGCCCCACGCTGATCGACCGTGTGATCGGTGTGGCCAAGGCCTACACCACCCGCGTGGGCGAAGGGCCTTTCCCCACCGAGCTCGAAGGCAGCCTCAACGATCACCTCTGCGATCGCGGCCATGAATTCGGCACCACCACCGGCCGGCGGCGCCGTTGCGGCTGGTTCGATGGCGTGATCGGCCGCTATGCCGTTCAGGTGAACGGCCTCGATTGCCTGGCGATCACCAAGCTTGATGTGCTCGATGAGCTCGACGAGATCCAGGTGTGCGTGGCCTATGAGCTCAACGGCGAGCGCATCGACCACTTCCCGAGCAGTGCCGAGGATTTCGCCCGCTGTCAGCCGATCTTCGAAACGCTGCCCGGCTGGCAGAGCTCCACTGCCGACTGCCGCCAGCTTGAGGAGCTGCCGGACACGGCAATGGCTTATCTCCGCTTCCTCGCCGAGCTGATGGAGGTGCCGATCGCCATCGTGTCCCTCGGGGCTCAACGTGACCAGACGATCGTCGTGGAGGATCCGATCCACGGTCCCAAGCGGGCCCTGTTGAGCGCGTGA
- the psb27 gene encoding photosystem II protein Psb27, with protein MAAHPWRFEAGQGTFRPLLLAVQRLGRRLMASALMVALCLSLTLTACGSATGNLSGVYVDDTVTVAQSLLSTIALEQDDPARSAAETDARALISDYMALYRPRANVNGLPSFTTMQTAVNSLAGHYTNYANRPLPDALRARLEKELKKAETNAVRGA; from the coding sequence ATGGCCGCGCACCCCTGGCGTTTCGAAGCAGGCCAAGGCACCTTCCGGCCCTTGTTGCTCGCCGTTCAACGTCTCGGCCGCCGGCTGATGGCGTCGGCCCTGATGGTCGCGCTTTGCCTCTCCCTCACGCTCACGGCCTGTGGCAGTGCCACCGGCAACCTCAGCGGCGTCTACGTGGACGACACCGTGACCGTGGCCCAGAGCCTGCTGAGCACCATCGCCCTGGAGCAGGACGACCCCGCCCGCAGCGCTGCCGAGACCGACGCCCGCGCCCTGATCTCTGACTACATGGCGCTTTACCGCCCCCGGGCGAACGTGAACGGCCTGCCCTCCTTCACCACCATGCAGACCGCCGTCAATTCGCTGGCCGGCCACTACACCAACTACGCCAACCGCCCGCTGCCCGACGCGTTGCGCGCCCGCCTCGAGAAGGAGCTCAAGAAGGCTGAAACCAACGCCGTGCGCGGCGCCTGA
- a CDS encoding proline--tRNA ligase, with the protein MRVSRLMLVTLRDDPAEAEIPSHRLLLRAGYIRRIGSGIYAYLPLLWRVLQKVSAIVREEMNATGALETLLPQLQPSELWERSGRWQGYTAGEGIMFHLLDRQDRSLGLGPTHEEVITALAADLLRSYRQLPVCLYQIQTKFRDEIRPRFGLMRGREFIMKDAYSFHADEQDLKAAYGVMDQAYRRIFERCGLRAVAVEADSGAIGGSASQEFMVTADAGEDLILASPDGRYAANQERACSRVEPAVPLATTAPPTLLATPAQRSIEALCSAHGFDPSQTVKVLVLLARFASGGPLPVLVSLRGDQTLNPVKLSNAVSARCADAGALLSLEPITPEQVLAEGLEPWPLGFLGPHLPDALLQGAASWQQRFLRLADPSAADLGAFVCGANSLDHHLVGACWGEAMPTPDTADLRAAQPGDRCLHDPEQRLEASRGIEVGHIFQLGRKYSTALDACFTNEAGVEEPLWMGCYGIGVSRLAQAAVEQHHDANGICWPLPIAPYEVIVVVANMQEPVQVELAERLDAALEAGGLEVLLDDRPERAGVKFKDADLIGIPWRVVVGRGAAQGQVELVERRSGERQELAAADLPAQLIAVVEAGRLGRGAPSC; encoded by the coding sequence ATGCGTGTCTCCCGCCTGATGCTGGTGACGCTTCGCGACGATCCTGCGGAGGCGGAGATTCCCTCCCATCGGCTGCTGCTGCGTGCTGGTTACATCCGCCGCATCGGTTCCGGGATCTACGCCTACCTGCCCTTGCTGTGGCGTGTGCTGCAGAAGGTGTCGGCCATTGTGCGAGAAGAGATGAACGCCACTGGGGCGCTGGAAACCCTTCTCCCCCAGCTGCAGCCCAGCGAGCTCTGGGAGCGCAGCGGCCGCTGGCAGGGCTACACCGCTGGGGAGGGCATCATGTTCCACCTGCTCGACCGCCAGGACCGTTCGCTTGGCCTGGGCCCCACCCACGAGGAAGTGATCACGGCTCTGGCGGCGGATCTGTTGCGTTCCTACCGACAGTTGCCGGTTTGTCTGTATCAGATTCAGACGAAATTCCGCGATGAGATCAGGCCCCGTTTCGGGCTGATGCGTGGCAGGGAATTCATCATGAAGGACGCTTATTCCTTCCACGCCGATGAGCAGGATCTCAAAGCGGCTTACGGCGTGATGGACCAGGCCTACCGACGCATCTTCGAGCGTTGCGGCTTGCGTGCCGTGGCGGTGGAGGCCGACAGCGGTGCCATCGGTGGTTCCGCCAGCCAGGAGTTCATGGTCACCGCCGATGCCGGCGAAGATCTGATCCTCGCCAGCCCCGATGGCCGTTACGCCGCCAACCAGGAGCGTGCCTGCTCCCGGGTGGAGCCGGCGGTGCCACTGGCAACGACGGCACCCCCCACCCTGCTGGCCACCCCCGCTCAGCGCTCGATTGAGGCGCTCTGCAGTGCCCATGGGTTTGATCCTTCCCAAACCGTGAAGGTGCTGGTGCTGCTCGCCCGCTTCGCCAGCGGTGGGCCCCTACCCGTGCTGGTGAGCCTGCGCGGCGATCAGACTCTCAATCCTGTGAAGCTCTCCAACGCGGTTTCCGCCCGCTGCGCCGATGCAGGCGCCTTGCTGAGCCTCGAGCCGATCACGCCTGAGCAAGTTCTGGCGGAAGGGCTTGAGCCCTGGCCGCTGGGGTTCCTGGGCCCCCACCTGCCTGATGCGCTGCTGCAAGGGGCTGCGAGCTGGCAGCAGCGCTTCCTGCGGCTGGCCGATCCGTCGGCCGCCGATCTCGGCGCTTTTGTCTGCGGTGCCAACAGCCTCGACCATCACCTGGTGGGAGCCTGCTGGGGCGAGGCCATGCCCACGCCCGACACTGCGGATCTGCGCGCCGCCCAGCCGGGTGACCGTTGTCTGCACGACCCCGAGCAGCGTCTGGAAGCCAGCCGTGGCATCGAGGTGGGGCACATCTTCCAGCTGGGCCGCAAGTACTCCACTGCCCTGGATGCCTGCTTCACCAATGAGGCCGGAGTGGAGGAGCCGCTGTGGATGGGTTGCTACGGCATCGGTGTGTCACGGCTGGCCCAGGCGGCGGTGGAGCAGCACCACGACGCCAACGGCATTTGCTGGCCGCTACCGATCGCGCCCTACGAAGTGATCGTGGTGGTGGCGAACATGCAGGAGCCTGTGCAGGTGGAACTGGCCGAGCGACTCGATGCAGCCCTGGAGGCCGGCGGGCTCGAGGTGTTGCTCGATGACCGCCCCGAGCGCGCGGGTGTGAAGTTCAAGGACGCCGACCTGATCGGCATTCCCTGGCGGGTTGTGGTGGGGCGCGGGGCCGCCCAGGGCCAGGTGGAGCTGGTGGAGCGCCGCAGCGGCGAGCGGCAGGAGCTGGCCGCCGCTGATCTGCCCGCCCAGCTGATCGCGGTGGTGGAAGCGGGCCGGCTGGGCCGGGGCGCACCCTCCTGCTGA
- a CDS encoding class I SAM-dependent methyltransferase, with protein MASAEVSPLIDPLEPEGYDLVVQRLIPGYASLARLAVALLAASPLAAPEGAEVLVAGCGTGAELVEAVAQRPDWQLTAIDPSAAMLAAARQRLGEAAPIRWLQTTAEALTNEQGFAGALSVLVLQSLPDDGTKLAFLSALARCLRPGGQLVLVDLMRPALPLLQEQITEAWLGFQRVSGLELDADRIAPLTQGLHPIGDARLTALVNAAGFGDPARIFQALDYEGFLLQRVA; from the coding sequence TTGGCGTCAGCTGAAGTTTCTCCTCTGATCGATCCGCTCGAACCCGAGGGTTACGACCTGGTGGTGCAGCGGTTGATCCCGGGCTACGCCAGCCTGGCACGCTTGGCTGTGGCCTTGCTTGCCGCTTCCCCGCTCGCCGCTCCTGAGGGCGCCGAGGTGCTGGTGGCCGGATGCGGCACGGGGGCTGAGCTGGTGGAAGCCGTTGCTCAACGCCCCGATTGGCAACTCACGGCGATCGACCCTTCAGCGGCCATGCTCGCCGCCGCAAGGCAACGCCTCGGCGAGGCTGCCCCGATCCGCTGGCTGCAAACCACGGCAGAGGCGCTCACGAACGAGCAGGGGTTCGCCGGCGCTCTTTCCGTGCTCGTGCTCCAGTCGCTCCCAGACGACGGCACCAAGCTGGCGTTCCTGAGTGCCTTGGCCCGCTGTCTGCGGCCCGGCGGCCAACTGGTGCTGGTGGATCTGATGCGGCCGGCCCTGCCGCTCCTCCAGGAGCAGATCACCGAGGCCTGGCTCGGCTTTCAGAGGGTGAGCGGCCTCGAACTGGATGCCGACCGGATCGCCCCCCTCACCCAGGGCCTCCATCCGATCGGCGATGCCCGCCTCACGGCATTGGTGAATGCCGCAGGTTTCGGCGACCCTGCACGCATCTTTCAGGCCCTCGACTACGAAGGCTTTCTGCTCCAGCGCGTGGCCTGA
- a CDS encoding 2Fe-2S iron-sulfur cluster-binding protein has protein sequence MPTIRFENEGQNVGCIEGANLRKAALDAGINPYKGLNNLNNCGGLGQCGTCVVEVLEGERNLSPRSDVEQVYLSDRPANYRLSCRTSVTGDVTIRTRPDAAVGKGSNSLVGALKALVGMK, from the coding sequence GTGCCCACGATCCGGTTCGAAAACGAAGGCCAGAACGTCGGTTGCATCGAGGGGGCGAACCTCCGCAAGGCGGCACTCGACGCTGGCATCAACCCCTACAAAGGGTTGAACAACCTCAACAACTGCGGGGGCCTGGGCCAGTGCGGCACCTGCGTCGTCGAGGTGCTGGAGGGCGAGCGCAACCTCTCCCCCCGCAGCGACGTCGAACAGGTGTACCTCTCCGATCGTCCGGCCAACTACCGCCTGAGCTGCCGCACCAGCGTCACGGGGGATGTCACCATCCGCACCCGTCCGGATGCCGCCGTCGGCAAGGGCTCCAACAGTCTGGTTGGTGCGCTCAAGGCCCTCGTCGGCATGAAGTGA
- a CDS encoding Spx/MgsR family RNA polymerase-binding regulatory protein — translation MSVGLRVYSYAACSTCRKALRWLQEQGLDAEVIDITLHPPSLEELRLALAQLERRRLFNTSGVSYRALGSAVVKAMDDEAALAALASDGKLIKRPFLISASGTVLTGFDPQQWQTLLRPEAPAPP, via the coding sequence GTGAGCGTGGGCCTGAGGGTCTACAGCTACGCCGCCTGCTCCACCTGCAGAAAAGCCCTGCGCTGGCTGCAGGAGCAGGGCCTCGACGCCGAGGTGATTGACATCACCCTTCATCCTCCTTCCTTGGAGGAGTTGCGCCTGGCCCTCGCCCAGCTCGAACGCCGCCGCTTGTTCAACACCAGCGGCGTCAGCTACCGCGCCCTGGGCTCCGCCGTGGTGAAAGCCATGGACGACGAAGCCGCGTTGGCCGCACTGGCCTCTGACGGGAAGCTGATCAAGCGGCCCTTCCTGATCAGCGCCAGCGGCACCGTGCTCACGGGCTTTGATCCCCAGCAGTGGCAGACGCTGCTTCGACCGGAGGCACCGGCTCCACCGTGA
- the lepB gene encoding signal peptidase I translates to MTTEDLPRPPEAPTNPEQPSPPPKGHRGGESESAWAFWRSVLITLLVALGIRQFLMEARFIPSGSMLPGLQINDRLLVEKLSLRNREPRRGEILVFNSPFHFDPALRKDRNSGPLRCLLVNIPLVGSLPGLQEPACDAYIKRVVALPGERVAVDPRGRVSINGKLLNEPYVKNYCPVDSQGAGPCRTINTVVPAGSVLVLGDNRANSWDGRFWPGSPFLPQKEVIGRAFYRFWPLDRLGELGENDKASGESAVPPLLIPEAPATDPAAPPPPAPGQ, encoded by the coding sequence TTGACCACTGAGGATCTGCCAAGGCCTCCAGAAGCGCCCACGAACCCCGAGCAGCCTTCCCCTCCGCCGAAGGGCCATCGCGGCGGTGAATCCGAGAGCGCCTGGGCCTTCTGGCGCAGCGTCCTGATCACCCTGCTGGTGGCGCTGGGCATCCGCCAGTTTCTGATGGAGGCCCGCTTCATCCCCTCGGGCTCGATGTTGCCGGGGCTGCAGATCAACGACCGGCTGCTGGTGGAAAAGCTGTCGCTGCGGAACCGCGAGCCACGCCGGGGCGAAATCCTGGTGTTCAACTCCCCGTTCCATTTCGATCCGGCTCTGCGAAAGGATCGCAACAGCGGTCCGCTGCGCTGCCTGCTGGTGAACATTCCACTGGTGGGCTCACTGCCGGGCCTTCAGGAACCGGCCTGCGATGCCTACATCAAGCGCGTGGTGGCCCTGCCGGGCGAGCGCGTGGCCGTGGATCCCCGCGGGCGGGTGAGCATCAACGGCAAGCTGCTCAATGAGCCATACGTCAAGAATTACTGCCCCGTCGACAGCCAGGGAGCGGGGCCCTGCCGCACCATCAACACCGTGGTACCGGCCGGTTCGGTGCTGGTGCTGGGCGACAACCGCGCCAACAGCTGGGATGGACGCTTCTGGCCCGGCTCCCCCTTCCTGCCCCAGAAAGAGGTGATCGGCCGGGCCTTCTACCGGTTCTGGCCGCTGGATCGCCTGGGTGAGCTCGGCGAAAACGACAAGGCCAGTGGTGAATCAGCGGTTCCGCCGCTGCTCATTCCTGAGGCCCCCGCCACAGATCCGGCAGCACCCCCACCGCCAGCACCCGGCCAGTGA
- a CDS encoding dihydroorotase, whose product MAARFLSQVQVLAGPDQPLRHRDVLLDDGVLIGFDQAAASEAQHRGLVPLVAHDWLLAPALVDPHSTLEEPFAGRAETLASLVASAAAAGYGTVALLPRAGSWRDRPERLQLQAPDPFLLPLWGAFSRGGRGQELAPHGDLAAVGAIGLAEDGALPPLALLERGLRLAEAGPLPVLLSPRDPDLTLGGFVRESVEALRAGWPPDPVFSETLPLQSLLQLARALPDAPLRLANLSTAAGVALLRSSGLPLQASVCWWHLVADSGSLDPVAEGWRLEPSLGSPEDRHALIQALADGVLTAVAVHHLPLDAEERLLPLDQRRPGLAGHRHVLPALWQELVVQQGWAPAALWQRLCWGPARLLGLDEERLEPGSRRWLLFDPAAASTPEAADPYASRAANQPFEGETVTGRVLAVGVLPDLWRGPQE is encoded by the coding sequence ATGGCGGCCCGCTTCCTGTCGCAGGTGCAGGTGCTGGCCGGTCCGGATCAGCCCCTGCGCCACCGCGATGTGCTGCTCGATGATGGCGTGCTGATCGGTTTCGATCAGGCCGCCGCCAGCGAGGCGCAGCATCGTGGTCTCGTGCCGCTGGTCGCCCACGACTGGCTGCTGGCCCCGGCCTTGGTGGATCCCCACAGCACCCTGGAGGAGCCCTTCGCTGGTCGGGCGGAAACCCTGGCCAGCCTGGTGGCCTCCGCGGCGGCGGCGGGCTATGGCACCGTGGCTTTGCTCCCCCGGGCCGGCAGTTGGCGGGACCGTCCGGAGCGGCTGCAGTTGCAGGCCCCAGATCCCTTTCTCCTGCCGCTCTGGGGGGCGTTCAGCCGCGGAGGACGCGGCCAGGAGCTGGCGCCCCATGGTGATCTGGCGGCGGTCGGCGCCATCGGCCTGGCCGAAGACGGCGCCCTGCCGCCCCTGGCGTTGCTGGAGCGCGGGCTGCGGCTGGCGGAGGCGGGGCCTCTGCCCGTGTTGCTTTCACCCCGCGACCCTGACCTCACCCTCGGCGGTTTCGTGCGGGAGAGCGTGGAGGCGCTCCGGGCTGGTTGGCCGCCGGATCCCGTGTTCAGCGAAACGCTGCCGTTGCAGAGCCTGCTGCAGCTGGCCCGCGCCCTGCCCGATGCTCCGCTGCGGCTGGCGAATCTCTCCACCGCTGCGGGGGTGGCCCTGTTGCGCAGCTCCGGGCTGCCGCTGCAGGCGAGCGTCTGCTGGTGGCACCTGGTGGCGGACAGCGGCAGCCTTGATCCGGTGGCAGAAGGCTGGCGCCTTGAACCCTCGCTGGGCAGCCCGGAGGATCGCCACGCCTTGATCCAGGCCCTTGCCGACGGGGTGCTCACAGCGGTGGCAGTGCATCACCTGCCGCTTGATGCCGAAGAACGCCTGCTGCCGCTCGATCAGCGCCGCCCCGGGCTGGCTGGTCATCGCCATGTGCTGCCTGCCCTGTGGCAGGAGCTGGTGGTGCAGCAGGGTTGGGCGCCTGCTGCGCTCTGGCAGCGTCTCTGCTGGGGCCCCGCCAGGTTGCTGGGGCTGGACGAAGAAAGGCTGGAGCCCGGTTCACGCCGCTGGTTGCTGTTCGATCCCGCCGCCGCTTCAACCCCGGAGGCAGCTGATCCCTATGCGTCGCGTGCGGCAAATCAGCCCTTCGAAGGTGAAACTGTCACTGGCCGGGTGCTGGCGGTGGGGGTGCTGCCGGATCTGTGGCGGGGGCCTCAGGAATGA